The Acidimicrobiales bacterium genome window below encodes:
- a CDS encoding HAMP domain-containing sensor histidine kinase — MTRLAPPSLRNRISLVLVVSVTVVLAGANVIVFTLAVRFLDRRIDTQLDRQTEFIEGFLVPYSRSPQAPERQRVVADDEPSAGLYMAVVDPGGNLAFGLFIATGSDSAPPPIPTVLPDAPLETIDDDTTARVDGHAEPFRMRATGLDDGTVIVSAVQTTTTRSDLRLLMLALAATSVAILALVALLSRRLVGMGLRPLARMEAAAQRIADGDLGQRVAPSGPETEISRLGASLNRMLVEIEDAFTERQESEQRLRASQATLRRFAADASHELRTPLTSIQGYAQLLRRGRITDDAEAIRAAARIEDEGARLAALVDDLLLLAQLDEHAAPVHQPLDVRDIVASAVDDRRIIEPDRDIDYRAETPAMVEGDAHQLARVITNLLANACQHTPPGTPVEVVVGQGDDEVTVDLVDHGEGIAPEARAHLFDRFFRADSSRARATGGAGLGLAIVASIAEAHDGRCTVLDTPGGGATFRFALPTPDRHEPPPPAPEPREAADPAGARPAAAVEEARR, encoded by the coding sequence ATGACCCGGCTCGCACCGCCCTCGCTGCGCAACCGCATCAGCCTGGTGCTGGTCGTGTCGGTGACGGTGGTGCTGGCCGGCGCCAACGTCATCGTCTTCACCCTGGCCGTCCGCTTCCTCGACCGGCGCATCGACACCCAGCTCGACCGGCAGACCGAGTTCATCGAGGGCTTCCTCGTCCCCTACAGCCGGTCGCCACAGGCACCCGAGAGGCAGCGCGTGGTCGCCGACGACGAGCCCTCGGCCGGCCTCTACATGGCGGTCGTCGACCCGGGCGGGAACCTGGCCTTCGGGCTCTTCATCGCCACCGGCAGCGATTCGGCGCCGCCACCGATCCCGACCGTGCTGCCCGATGCGCCCCTCGAGACGATCGACGACGACACCACCGCCCGCGTCGACGGGCACGCCGAGCCCTTCCGGATGCGGGCGACCGGCCTCGACGACGGCACCGTGATCGTCAGCGCGGTCCAGACCACCACCACCCGGAGCGACCTGCGGCTGCTGATGCTCGCCCTGGCCGCCACCAGCGTCGCCATCCTCGCCCTGGTGGCGCTGCTGAGCCGCCGGCTCGTGGGGATGGGGCTGCGGCCGCTGGCCCGCATGGAGGCCGCCGCCCAGCGGATCGCCGACGGCGACCTCGGCCAACGGGTGGCGCCGTCGGGGCCCGAGACCGAGATCAGCCGCCTGGGAGCGTCGCTCAACCGAATGCTCGTCGAGATCGAGGACGCCTTCACCGAGCGGCAGGAATCGGAGCAGCGGCTGCGGGCGTCGCAGGCCACGCTGCGCCGGTTCGCCGCCGACGCCTCCCACGAGCTGCGCACGCCGCTGACCTCGATCCAGGGCTACGCCCAGCTGCTGCGGCGGGGGCGCATCACCGACGACGCCGAGGCGATCCGGGCCGCGGCCCGCATCGAGGACGAGGGGGCCCGACTGGCCGCGCTCGTCGACGACCTGCTGCTGCTGGCCCAGCTCGACGAGCACGCCGCGCCGGTGCACCAACCCCTCGACGTGCGCGACATCGTGGCCTCGGCGGTCGACGACCGCCGGATCATCGAGCCCGACCGCGACATCGACTACCGGGCGGAGACCCCGGCGATGGTCGAAGGCGACGCCCACCAACTCGCCCGGGTGATCACCAACCTGCTGGCCAACGCCTGCCAGCACACCCCGCCGGGGACACCGGTCGAGGTGGTCGTCGGGCAGGGCGACGACGAGGTGACGGTCGACCTCGTCGACCACGGCGAAGGGATCGCCCCCGAGGCCCGGGCGCATCTGTTCGACCGGTTCTTCCGGGCCGACAGCTCGCGGGCCCGGGCGACCGGCGGTGCCGGCCTGGGCCTGGCCATCGTGGCCAGCATCGCCGAGGCCCACGACGGCCGCTGCACCGTGCTCGACACCCCGGGCGGCGGCGCCACGTTCCGGTTCGCGCTCCCGACCCCCGACCGGCATGAGCCCCCGCCCCCGGCTCCCGAGCCGCGCGAGGCGGCGGACCCGGCCGGCGCGCGACCCGCGGCGGCGGTCGAGGAGGCGCGGCGATGA
- a CDS encoding dihydrofolate reductase family protein: MRVVISEFISLDGVVQAPGGADEDTSGGFRHGGWSMPYFDPEVMGTALMEEVQQTDATLQGRRTYQISAAAWPELTDDDDPFSSLLSKMHKYVVSDTLTDDDLTWGPATLIRNADLLDEVAKLRDQPGDGHLSVSGSTEVARALLAADLVDELFLVVEPIVLGGGKTIFTEDGEARPFELTSTLTADTGVLVNRYRRVR, from the coding sequence GTGCGAGTAGTCATCAGCGAGTTCATCAGTCTCGACGGTGTGGTGCAGGCCCCGGGTGGTGCCGACGAGGACACGTCGGGCGGGTTCCGGCACGGCGGCTGGTCCATGCCCTACTTCGATCCCGAGGTCATGGGGACCGCTCTCATGGAGGAGGTCCAGCAGACCGACGCCACGCTGCAAGGCCGACGGACCTACCAGATCTCGGCGGCGGCGTGGCCGGAGCTGACCGACGACGACGATCCGTTCTCCAGCCTGCTGAGCAAGATGCACAAGTACGTCGTGTCCGACACGCTCACCGACGACGACCTGACCTGGGGCCCGGCGACGCTGATCCGCAACGCCGACCTGCTCGACGAGGTGGCCAAGCTCCGTGACCAGCCCGGCGATGGCCATCTGTCCGTCTCCGGGAGCACCGAGGTCGCCCGGGCCCTGCTGGCCGCCGACCTGGTCGACGAGTTGTTCCTCGTGGTCGAGCCCATCGTGCTCGGCGGCGGCAAGACGATCTTCACCGAGGATGGCGAGGCCCGCCCCTTCGAGCTGACGTCGACCCTGACCGCCGACACCGGGGTTCTGGTCAACCGCTACCGACGCGTTCGCTGA
- a CDS encoding AraC family transcriptional regulator, translating to MGLDVEHRPSESPYITRVWRATGEQTVEAMTAVAYARWDLVFWEADGAMHVSVVGPESRAYAAPVPDATVSFGINFELGSVLPQLPASRQVDGVADLPDATGRRFQLAGSTWDLPSYDNAEAFVAALVREGLLVQDRLVTDLHRGASTDLSPRTEQRRFAAATGLTRSTARQIDRARNAAVLIQEGRSFDDVIAELGYYDQAHLGRSLSHYIGRTPTQLRRDTPDQPLSLLYKT from the coding sequence ATGGGCCTGGACGTCGAGCACCGGCCGTCGGAGTCGCCGTACATCACCCGGGTGTGGCGCGCCACGGGAGAGCAGACCGTCGAGGCGATGACGGCGGTCGCCTACGCCCGTTGGGACCTGGTGTTCTGGGAGGCCGACGGGGCGATGCACGTCTCCGTGGTCGGCCCCGAGTCCCGGGCGTACGCCGCGCCGGTACCCGACGCCACGGTTTCGTTCGGCATCAACTTCGAGCTCGGCAGCGTCCTGCCGCAGCTACCGGCGAGCCGTCAGGTCGACGGCGTCGCGGACCTCCCCGACGCGACCGGGCGCCGTTTCCAACTGGCCGGCTCGACGTGGGACCTACCCAGCTACGACAACGCCGAGGCGTTCGTCGCGGCCCTGGTCCGGGAGGGCCTGCTGGTGCAGGACCGGCTGGTCACCGACCTGCACCGCGGCGCCTCGACCGACCTGTCCCCGCGCACGGAGCAGCGCCGCTTCGCCGCGGCCACCGGGCTGACCAGGAGCACCGCACGGCAGATCGACCGCGCGCGCAACGCTGCGGTGCTGATCCAGGAGGGCCGCTCGTTCGACGACGTCATCGCGGAGCTCGGCTACTACGACCAGGCCCACCTCGGCCGATCGCTCAGCCACTACATCGGCCGGACCCCCACCCAGCTGCGACGAGACACGCCGGACCAGCCGCTGTCGCTTCTTTACAAGACCTAG